A window of the Glaciimonas sp. CA11.2 genome harbors these coding sequences:
- a CDS encoding DUF2798 domain-containing protein, which translates to MGRHTYSDREQQFASIDKRQIAIRPPKPNANAWPKSRSLASMLPSFVLSCVLTGLMSALMRLMWFGVEGHFFSTWIENWLTLWPIAFPIMYVLHAPLQKLAAYISPHSTV; encoded by the coding sequence ATGGGGCGGCACACCTATTCGGATCGAGAGCAACAGTTTGCCTCGATAGATAAGCGACAAATAGCAATTCGCCCGCCCAAGCCTAACGCTAATGCGTGGCCAAAGTCTCGCAGTCTGGCGTCAATGTTGCCTTCTTTTGTTTTATCCTGTGTATTGACCGGCTTAATGTCGGCTTTGATGCGGTTGATGTGGTTTGGTGTTGAGGGACATTTTTTCAGCACCTGGATCGAAAATTGGCTGACTTTATGGCCAATCGCATTTCCGATCATGTATGTGTTGCACGCGCCGTTGCAGAAACTGGCGGCGTATATCTCGCCCCATTCGACAGTCTAA
- a CDS encoding LysR family transcriptional regulator, with the protein MSFLTLDLNLLRVFDAIMTEQNLTRAASRLAMTQPAVSNALKRLRYSLNDELLIRTAHGVKPTQYAEELWPSVRRALTDLETAITPETFDVSRAHTTFQMAMADATAALWLPSLVRTIEQEAPQLNIRMVPLTTRDPRQMLLRGDVDLAIGFFPGVTAQLAGSQTTSASPVHHERLYTGEYVCVMRKDHPLAQVPLTLDGYCEAHHLLVSFSGRAHGLIEEILTGLNRKRRILLTVNQFFTAGRVVASSDLVTVLPRHLIGATGMTDVLVARELPFATPAVDVDMLWHERDVRNPAHKWLRAHLAATAHAKFTQEIVEKK; encoded by the coding sequence ATGAGCTTTCTGACGCTTGATTTAAATTTACTGCGCGTATTCGACGCAATAATGACTGAGCAAAATCTCACTCGGGCCGCCAGTCGTCTGGCAATGACACAACCAGCAGTCTCCAACGCGCTCAAGCGCTTGCGCTATTCGCTCAATGACGAACTGCTGATACGCACCGCACACGGGGTCAAACCGACCCAATATGCAGAAGAACTATGGCCATCGGTACGACGTGCGCTGACTGATCTGGAAACGGCAATTACCCCCGAAACATTTGACGTCTCGCGGGCGCACACTACCTTTCAAATGGCAATGGCTGATGCAACAGCAGCACTATGGTTGCCGTCGCTGGTGCGCACCATTGAACAAGAAGCACCGCAACTGAATATCAGAATGGTCCCGCTAACCACACGTGATCCACGCCAAATGTTATTGCGTGGTGATGTTGATCTGGCAATTGGTTTTTTCCCCGGCGTGACAGCGCAGTTAGCCGGTAGTCAGACCACTTCTGCCTCACCGGTGCACCACGAACGCTTATATACGGGCGAATACGTGTGTGTCATGCGTAAGGATCATCCGCTGGCACAAGTTCCGCTCACGCTGGATGGGTATTGCGAGGCGCATCATCTACTGGTCAGTTTTTCTGGCCGGGCGCATGGGTTGATCGAAGAAATATTAACGGGCTTAAATCGCAAGCGCCGGATTTTGCTCACGGTAAATCAATTTTTCACGGCTGGCCGGGTAGTTGCCAGTTCAGATCTTGTTACCGTATTACCACGCCATTTAATTGGCGCCACCGGAATGACCGACGTGCTGGTGGCACGTGAGCTTCCCTTTGCCACGCCGGCCGTGGATGTCGACATGCTTTGGCATGAGCGCGACGTGCGCAATCCTGCGCACAAATGGTTACGCGCCCATCTGGCGGCAACAGCTCACGCGAAATTTACGCAGGAAATTGTCGAGAAAAAGTAA
- the gntK gene encoding gluconokinase: MLGVDIGTTSTKAVLFRINGQVVSQFAVEYPLISTAADMAEQDPAQIYAAVLTSIAQAVKQAGISAHVRPAEIVLVSFSAAMHSVIAIDKNDQPLTNSITWADNRAGAWANKIRDEMDGHAIYSRTGTPIHPMSPLCKLMWLRHDQPDVFSRSARFVGIKEYVMHRMFGQWLVDHSIASATGMFNLFEMDWDKAALALIGVDRAQLSQLVPTTHRLDDLPATLAQQLGLMTTTPFIIGANDGVLSNLGVNAIAPGQVAVTIGTSGAMRTVVERPVTDPAGRTFCYALTENHWVVGGPINNGGSILRWVRDELATQEAAEALRCDRDPYEALMDIAQQVRAGADGLLFHPYLAGERAPLWNADARGSFFGLALHHGKPQMIRAALEGVIFSLYSILPGIEELIGPTRRMMATGGFARSALWRQMMADIFDREVVVPESVESSCLGAAVLGLYALGRISSLEAIADMVGSTHHHQPHPESVAIYKQLWPIYAAIPQQLSQQYRQLAAFQRQ, translated from the coding sequence ATGCTCGGTGTGGATATCGGCACGACCAGTACCAAAGCCGTGTTGTTCAGGATAAATGGTCAAGTTGTGAGCCAATTTGCGGTGGAGTATCCCTTAATATCAACAGCAGCAGATATGGCCGAGCAAGATCCGGCACAAATCTACGCAGCCGTCTTGACCAGTATCGCGCAGGCCGTCAAACAAGCCGGGATCAGCGCGCATGTGCGTCCTGCGGAAATTGTTCTGGTCTCTTTTAGCGCTGCCATGCATAGCGTGATTGCGATCGACAAAAATGATCAGCCGCTGACCAACAGTATTACGTGGGCCGATAATCGGGCTGGCGCATGGGCCAACAAAATTCGTGACGAAATGGACGGTCATGCGATTTATTCTCGGACCGGAACGCCGATTCATCCCATGTCGCCGTTATGCAAATTGATGTGGTTGCGGCATGATCAGCCGGATGTTTTTTCGCGTAGTGCACGTTTTGTCGGCATTAAAGAATACGTGATGCATCGCATGTTCGGACAATGGCTGGTCGATCATTCCATCGCCTCTGCGACCGGTATGTTTAATTTGTTTGAGATGGATTGGGACAAGGCTGCGCTGGCATTGATCGGGGTTGACAGAGCACAACTGTCGCAACTGGTTCCGACTACACATCGTTTAGACGATTTGCCAGCAACCTTGGCACAGCAACTCGGCTTAATGACCACAACGCCGTTTATTATCGGTGCGAATGACGGCGTTTTGTCCAACCTCGGCGTCAATGCGATTGCGCCCGGACAGGTTGCGGTCACTATCGGCACATCCGGTGCGATGCGCACAGTGGTTGAGCGTCCTGTGACCGATCCGGCGGGCCGTACTTTTTGCTATGCATTGACCGAAAACCATTGGGTAGTTGGTGGACCGATTAACAATGGTGGCAGTATTTTACGGTGGGTGCGAGACGAGTTAGCGACGCAAGAAGCGGCCGAGGCATTGCGTTGCGACCGCGACCCTTACGAAGCGTTAATGGACATCGCGCAACAAGTCAGGGCTGGTGCTGATGGTCTGCTATTTCATCCCTATCTGGCTGGTGAGCGCGCGCCATTATGGAATGCCGATGCCCGCGGCTCATTCTTCGGATTGGCATTGCACCACGGTAAGCCGCAGATGATTCGCGCTGCATTGGAAGGCGTCATTTTCAGCTTGTATAGCATTTTGCCGGGAATCGAAGAGTTGATCGGACCGACCAGGCGTATGATGGCGACCGGTGGTTTCGCCCGTTCTGCGCTTTGGCGCCAAATGATGGCAGATATTTTTGATCGGGAAGTGGTGGTGCCGGAAAGTGTTGAGTCGTCGTGCCTCGGCGCGGCTGTATTGGGTTTATACGCGTTAGGCCGCATATCCTCGCTTGAGGCGATTGCCGATATGGTGGGATCGACCCATCATCATCAACCGCATCCCGAAAGTGTGGCGATTTATAAACAATTATGGCCGATTTATGCCGCTATTCCACAGCAACTTTCACAGCAATATCGTCAACTGGCTGCGTTTCAGCGGCAATAA
- a CDS encoding LacI family DNA-binding transcriptional regulator yields MSAKINLARRGRSTGRVTITDVAKAANVSPMTVSRSIKSPASVQQNLRDRITTVIKKLGYVPNQAASTLASSKSHVIGVIVPSLTNAVFIDTLSGIRDCLGQAGYQFLIGESRYSADKESELIATYMAHAPDGFLLTGIEQQESARVMLASNNIPAVRMYDLSKSSHDLTVGFSQKKAGYSVARHFIERGYQRPAFMAAQLDPRSMKRREGFRKGLMEAGLNPNLEILLPVPSTIELGAQLLAKILAQTPNCDAVFCCNDDLALGVLFECQRRGIAVPAQMAIVGFNDLPWAAQSIPAITTIVTPRYDIGYVAAELLLKTLKGKPIEKARIDLGFELAIRGST; encoded by the coding sequence GTGAGTGCAAAAATCAACCTCGCACGTCGCGGACGTTCCACCGGCAGAGTGACCATTACGGACGTGGCAAAGGCTGCGAATGTCAGCCCAATGACGGTGTCGCGATCAATCAAATCTCCTGCTTCTGTCCAGCAAAATTTACGTGATCGCATTACCACCGTAATCAAAAAACTAGGTTATGTGCCGAACCAGGCCGCAAGCACGTTGGCGTCATCGAAGTCGCACGTAATCGGTGTCATCGTACCGTCGTTGACCAATGCGGTTTTTATCGATACGCTCAGTGGAATTCGCGATTGCCTCGGACAAGCAGGTTATCAATTTTTAATTGGAGAGAGTCGCTACTCTGCCGATAAAGAAAGTGAACTGATCGCAACCTATATGGCGCATGCGCCAGACGGTTTTTTGCTCACAGGTATTGAGCAGCAAGAATCTGCGCGAGTGATGTTGGCATCCAATAATATTCCGGCAGTCCGAATGTACGATCTTAGCAAAAGCAGTCATGATCTGACCGTCGGCTTTTCGCAAAAAAAAGCGGGCTACAGTGTTGCCAGACATTTCATCGAGCGCGGCTATCAACGTCCCGCGTTTATGGCAGCCCAGCTAGATCCCAGGTCAATGAAACGGCGCGAAGGTTTTAGAAAAGGTTTGATGGAAGCTGGACTGAATCCGAATCTGGAAATTCTGTTGCCAGTACCTTCGACCATCGAACTTGGCGCGCAGTTACTCGCCAAAATTCTGGCGCAGACCCCGAATTGCGACGCGGTATTTTGTTGCAACGATGACTTGGCCCTTGGGGTGCTATTTGAATGTCAGCGCCGTGGCATTGCAGTGCCAGCGCAAATGGCCATCGTTGGTTTTAATGATCTGCCGTGGGCCGCCCAATCCATTCCGGCAATTACCACAATCGTCACGCCACGCTACGACATCGGTTACGTCGCCGCCGAACTCTTACTGAAAACGTTAAAAGGCAAACCGATAGAAAAAGCCCGAATAGATCTCGGCTTTGAACTGGCAATTAGAGGAAGCACCTGA
- a CDS encoding Lrp/AsnC ligand binding domain-containing protein codes for MLDKISKKILSELQNDGRISNVDLSGRVNLSPAACLERVRKLQDAGYIMHYTAQLNPQLLDVALLVFIEVVLDRTTPEVFDAFSKSVQVIPEVLECHMVAGGFDYLVKARVKDMNAYREFLGKSLLQLKGVRETHTYAVMEEVKHTTKLPIR; via the coding sequence ATGCTAGATAAAATAAGCAAAAAAATTCTATCCGAATTGCAAAACGATGGCCGGATTAGCAATGTAGACTTGTCAGGGCGCGTCAATTTATCACCAGCGGCTTGTCTCGAGCGCGTACGTAAATTGCAGGATGCTGGTTACATCATGCATTACACGGCTCAACTCAATCCCCAACTTCTGGATGTCGCGTTGCTCGTGTTTATTGAAGTGGTCTTGGATCGTACGACCCCGGAGGTGTTTGATGCCTTTAGCAAAAGCGTACAGGTAATCCCAGAGGTTTTAGAGTGCCATATGGTCGCCGGCGGCTTTGATTATCTGGTTAAGGCGCGGGTAAAAGACATGAACGCTTATCGCGAGTTTTTGGGGAAATCGTTATTACAGCTGAAAGGTGTGCGTGAAACCCATACTTACGCAGTGATGGAAGAAGTAAAACATACCACAAAGTTGCCAATTCGATAG
- the putA gene encoding trifunctional transcriptional regulator/proline dehydrogenase/L-glutamate gamma-semialdehyde dehydrogenase, producing the protein MPTQSTLTSSLGAIPFTEFHAEVIRNPSPLRSAITAAYRRDESLAVQWLLGQVEDSSSARVASAQLASKLVQSVRDKRTRASGVDALMHEFSLSSEEGVALMCLAEALLRIPDHQTADRLIADKISKGDWRRHLGESPSMFVNAATWGLLITGKLVSTNSERGLGSALTKLISKGGEPLIRKGVDVAMRMLGNQFVTGQTIAEALVNSRDNEKRGYRYSYDMLGEAALTEEDAAAYYVSYETAIHAIGRASNGRGIKDGPGISVKLSALHPRYSRAQKHRTLTELLPRLKKLLLLAKQYDIGLNIDAEEADRLELSLDLMEALAFDPDLAGFEGIGYVVQGYQKRCPFVIDYLADLARRSGQKFMVRLVKGAYWDAEIKRAQVDGMPGYPVYTRKVYTDVSYLACAQQLLAATDVLYPQFATHNARTLATIYCWAEEKGINDYEFQCLHGMGETLYDQVVGKQNLNKPCRIYAPVGSHQTLLAYLVRRLLENGANSSFVNQIVDENVSIDMLIADPLEESRKLGGEPHANIVLPRALYGAERKNSAGVDLSNEDVLRDIDTAFQQFRSNQWQAKPLLAVDQVGEETTVTATREAQKILNPADHRDIVGTVVEASADDIETALHVATSYAMDWQTRKPADRAEVLMRAADLFEENQFELIALAIREAGKSLPNGVAEVREAVDFLRYYAAQIRHTQNALALGPVVCISPWNFPLAIFVGEISASLAAGNVVLAKPAEQTPLIATRAVELLHRAGIPRAALQLLPGRGDTVGARLTADPRVKGVIFTGSTEVAQLINRTLADRATKEKVDLPFIAETGGQNVLIVDSSALPEQVVVDVLSSAFDSAGQRCSALRVLCLQNDIADKTIHMLKGAMQELCIGNPDRLITDIGPVIDAEAQEKLLVHIDKMKVTAKDFFQLPLSEAENHGTFVSPTLIEIGSLGELKHEVFGPVLHVLRYAREQLPQLINAINESGYGLTLGVHSRIDETIDFISRSAHVGNIYVNRNIVGAVVGVQPFGGEGKSGTGPKAGGPLYLKRLQRNAEANLGAHTIHEANTIVQEGTSALQSLLGWAKTHGHQRIAALGQEYIHHSWLGTSMVLPGPTGERNTLSFAPRGAVLCSARTVAVMLNQLAAVLATGNTPIIEAASYALIPSGLPKAVHDTIRIIDTVSNTTDRADKNTIALHFALVDAADLERLYPLLAAREGALVPVLETSEYAPIPLWRLVAERALCVNTTAAGGNASLMTLEA; encoded by the coding sequence ATGCCGACGCAATCCACGTTGACTTCCTCGCTGGGCGCAATCCCCTTCACCGAATTTCATGCTGAAGTGATTCGCAATCCATCGCCTTTGCGTTCAGCGATCACCGCCGCCTATCGCCGTGATGAATCGCTTGCGGTGCAATGGTTGCTAGGCCAGGTGGAAGATAGTTCGAGCGCAAGAGTGGCGAGTGCCCAACTGGCGAGCAAACTGGTGCAATCGGTGCGCGACAAACGTACACGTGCGTCGGGTGTAGACGCGTTAATGCATGAATTTTCATTGTCGTCAGAAGAGGGCGTGGCGCTAATGTGCCTTGCTGAAGCGTTATTACGCATTCCCGATCATCAGACCGCAGACCGATTAATCGCCGACAAAATCAGCAAAGGTGACTGGCGTCGTCATCTGGGCGAATCGCCATCAATGTTCGTCAATGCAGCCACCTGGGGCCTTCTGATCACTGGCAAATTAGTCAGCACCAATAGCGAGCGCGGTCTCGGTTCGGCGCTGACCAAACTCATCAGCAAAGGCGGTGAACCGCTAATCCGCAAGGGTGTAGACGTCGCTATGCGAATGCTGGGCAACCAATTTGTCACGGGGCAAACCATCGCCGAAGCGCTCGTCAACAGCCGCGACAATGAAAAACGCGGTTATCGCTACTCATACGATATGTTGGGTGAAGCCGCATTAACCGAAGAAGATGCGGCTGCGTATTATGTTTCCTATGAAACAGCGATTCACGCTATCGGCCGCGCCTCGAATGGTCGTGGGATCAAAGATGGTCCAGGGATTTCGGTAAAATTATCCGCCCTGCATCCACGCTATTCACGTGCTCAAAAGCATCGCACGCTGACTGAATTACTGCCACGCCTAAAAAAGCTGTTGCTGTTAGCCAAGCAATACGACATTGGTTTGAATATTGATGCCGAAGAAGCTGATCGACTTGAACTTTCTCTGGACTTAATGGAAGCGTTGGCTTTCGATCCTGACCTTGCCGGTTTTGAGGGTATTGGCTACGTCGTACAAGGTTATCAAAAGCGCTGCCCGTTCGTCATCGATTATCTGGCTGATCTGGCGCGCCGCAGCGGTCAAAAGTTTATGGTACGACTAGTTAAGGGCGCGTACTGGGACGCTGAGATTAAACGTGCGCAAGTCGATGGCATGCCCGGCTATCCGGTCTACACCCGCAAGGTCTATACCGATGTTTCCTACCTTGCGTGCGCCCAACAATTATTAGCTGCAACGGATGTACTTTACCCACAATTCGCCACACATAACGCGCGGACATTGGCGACTATTTATTGCTGGGCAGAAGAAAAAGGGATTAACGATTATGAATTTCAATGCCTGCACGGTATGGGTGAGACGCTCTATGATCAAGTCGTGGGAAAACAAAATCTGAACAAACCATGCCGAATTTATGCGCCCGTCGGATCGCATCAGACACTGCTGGCTTATCTGGTGCGTCGCTTGCTGGAAAATGGTGCGAACTCGTCGTTTGTTAATCAAATCGTGGACGAAAATGTTTCCATCGATATGCTGATTGCTGATCCATTGGAAGAATCCCGTAAGCTCGGCGGTGAACCGCATGCCAATATCGTATTGCCGCGTGCATTGTATGGCGCTGAAAGAAAAAATTCGGCTGGTGTTGATCTCAGCAACGAAGATGTTTTGCGTGACATCGATACCGCATTTCAGCAATTCCGCAGCAATCAATGGCAAGCCAAACCTTTACTTGCCGTCGATCAAGTTGGTGAGGAAACTACAGTTACGGCAACACGCGAAGCCCAGAAAATTTTGAATCCGGCCGATCATCGCGATATCGTTGGTACCGTAGTCGAGGCTAGCGCTGATGACATTGAAACCGCTCTGCATGTAGCAACATCTTACGCCATGGACTGGCAAACAAGGAAGCCCGCAGATCGGGCAGAGGTGTTAATGCGAGCTGCCGATTTGTTTGAAGAAAATCAGTTTGAATTGATTGCGCTGGCTATCCGTGAAGCTGGAAAATCGTTACCCAATGGCGTTGCTGAAGTGCGTGAAGCGGTTGATTTTTTACGTTATTACGCCGCCCAAATTCGTCATACGCAAAACGCGTTGGCGCTTGGTCCAGTAGTGTGCATCAGTCCATGGAATTTCCCATTAGCAATTTTTGTTGGTGAAATCAGCGCGTCGCTGGCAGCAGGAAATGTCGTACTTGCTAAACCGGCTGAGCAAACGCCATTGATCGCCACACGAGCAGTAGAATTGTTGCATCGAGCTGGTATTCCACGTGCTGCCCTGCAATTATTGCCGGGTCGTGGTGATACCGTGGGTGCCAGATTAACCGCTGATCCACGTGTAAAAGGCGTTATTTTTACTGGGTCAACGGAAGTTGCGCAATTGATTAATCGCACGCTTGCAGATCGCGCAACGAAGGAAAAAGTTGATCTGCCATTCATTGCTGAAACCGGCGGTCAAAATGTATTGATTGTGGACTCCAGTGCACTTCCGGAACAGGTCGTGGTTGACGTGCTGAGTTCGGCTTTTGATAGCGCTGGCCAACGCTGTTCTGCCTTGCGCGTTTTATGTTTGCAAAATGATATCGCAGACAAAACAATCCATATGCTGAAAGGTGCAATGCAAGAATTGTGTATTGGCAATCCCGATCGTCTGATTACCGATATCGGCCCAGTTATTGATGCTGAAGCGCAAGAAAAATTATTGGTGCATATTGATAAGATGAAGGTGACAGCAAAAGACTTCTTTCAATTGCCATTATCTGAGGCAGAAAACCATGGCACATTTGTATCCCCAACTTTGATTGAAATTGGTTCGCTGGGTGAATTGAAACACGAAGTTTTCGGTCCGGTATTACATGTTTTGCGCTATGCCCGCGAACAGTTACCGCAGCTCATTAACGCGATTAATGAGAGCGGTTATGGGCTCACGCTTGGGGTGCATTCGCGCATTGATGAAACTATCGATTTCATTTCACGCAGTGCACATGTCGGTAATATTTACGTCAATCGGAATATTGTTGGCGCAGTAGTGGGCGTGCAACCGTTCGGTGGAGAAGGTAAATCAGGGACCGGTCCAAAAGCGGGTGGCCCGTTATACCTGAAACGTCTGCAGCGCAACGCCGAAGCTAATTTAGGCGCGCATACCATTCACGAGGCCAATACGATTGTTCAAGAAGGCACGTCAGCATTGCAATCCTTATTGGGCTGGGCAAAAACGCACGGCCATCAACGTATTGCCGCGTTAGGTCAGGAATATATTCATCATAGCTGGCTTGGAACATCGATGGTCTTGCCGGGACCAACGGGTGAGCGTAATACGCTGTCGTTCGCACCCCGCGGTGCGGTGTTATGCAGTGCACGGACGGTCGCAGTCATGTTAAATCAGCTCGCAGCCGTACTTGCTACTGGCAACACACCAATCATCGAAGCGGCATCATATGCTTTAATACCAAGCGGATTACCAAAAGCTGTACACGACACTATTCGTATCATTGACACGGTTAGCAATACGACTGACCGTGCCGATAAAAATACTATCGCGTTACATTTTGCCCTGGTTGATGCTGCCGATCTGGAGCGACTGTATCCGTTATTGGCTGCCCGCGAAGGTGCTCTTGTGCCAGTACTTGAAACATCGGAATATGCACCAATTCCATTGTGGAGATTAGTGGCCGAACGCGCCCTATGCGTGAATACTACCGCAGCGGGAGGAAATGCCAGTTTGATGACGTTAGAAGCTTAA
- a CDS encoding AsmA family protein: MTTTKFRLLKIFSWCLGGLFILLALCVVFMLTFDWNLARPWLNQRVSDAAGRPFAINGDLSLHWFNPQTEETSWHKWIPWPQLTAQNIVLANPDWAKTGLHMVEVGQVTFTLQPLPLLEKRIIIPNLQLDTPVVMLEQSADGKNNWTFPSTGPSQWKVNLQKVVLTQGTIRLLSPIKKIDIDAHIATLPTTTKEGYGLGWSVKGSFNKAAVSGKGKAGAVLSLENVNAPYPLEADVHIGKTIIAIKGSLTKPSDLAALDLRLTLSATSMADLYPLTGILLPATPPFSTEGRLIGNVKPGGGEWRYENFNGHVGSSDLSGTLDYMARDPRPLLKGTLVSNQLRLVDLGPLIGADSNASKANRGVAPNQPADKVLPTEQFDTSRWGSIDADVKFTAKKIIRSEALPIQDLKTNIHLKDSQLSLTPLDFGIAGGNLISTIRLDGSGKVMKAKITLSARHLKINRLFPTLESARASLGEINGDAALMGTGNSVAALMATSNGELKTLINQGTLSKFILEAAGLNVGNVVLSKLFGDKQVKLNCLASDFVIVNGVMQTRTFLLDTDDAMITVNGQINLKTEVMALNVKPKSKGLRIISFRSPLYVAGTFKNPDVGVDKGILALKAGSAIALGVLFPVAAILPLVNIGSTQQTDCASLLAEVKLKPVIPPSAH, from the coding sequence ATGACTACTACCAAATTTCGCCTGTTAAAAATTTTTTCATGGTGTCTCGGCGGCTTATTTATTCTGCTGGCGTTATGCGTGGTTTTTATGCTGACTTTCGATTGGAATCTGGCACGCCCATGGCTAAATCAGCGCGTTAGCGATGCTGCAGGCCGCCCCTTTGCAATTAACGGTGATTTGTCATTACATTGGTTTAATCCGCAAACAGAAGAAACCAGTTGGCACAAATGGATTCCGTGGCCACAACTTACGGCGCAAAATATTGTGCTGGCCAACCCCGATTGGGCAAAAACCGGTCTGCATATGGTTGAAGTGGGTCAGGTCACCTTTACGTTACAGCCGCTACCGCTACTTGAAAAACGCATCATCATTCCGAACCTGCAACTCGATACGCCGGTCGTCATGCTTGAACAATCTGCGGATGGTAAGAATAACTGGACCTTTCCTTCAACAGGGCCGAGCCAATGGAAAGTAAACCTGCAAAAAGTGGTGTTAACGCAAGGCACGATACGGTTGCTGAGTCCAATAAAAAAAATTGATATCGACGCGCATATTGCGACTCTGCCGACCACTACAAAAGAGGGTTATGGGTTAGGTTGGAGTGTAAAAGGTAGTTTTAACAAAGCAGCAGTCAGCGGTAAAGGCAAAGCCGGCGCAGTATTATCGCTGGAGAATGTGAATGCGCCCTATCCACTAGAAGCGGACGTGCACATCGGAAAAACCATCATCGCGATCAAAGGAAGTTTAACCAAACCGAGCGATCTGGCCGCGCTCGATTTGCGTTTAACACTATCCGCAACAAGTATGGCTGATTTGTATCCGTTGACTGGTATTTTATTGCCAGCAACACCTCCGTTTTCCACAGAAGGACGCTTGATCGGCAACGTCAAGCCTGGCGGCGGCGAGTGGCGTTACGAGAATTTTAACGGTCACGTCGGTTCAAGCGATTTATCCGGGACACTCGATTATATGGCACGAGATCCAAGACCATTATTGAAGGGCACATTGGTATCAAATCAGTTGCGCCTGGTCGACCTGGGTCCGTTAATCGGGGCAGATTCCAATGCAAGTAAAGCTAACCGAGGCGTAGCACCAAATCAACCCGCCGACAAAGTGCTTCCGACTGAGCAGTTTGATACATCTCGTTGGGGCAGTATCGATGCTGATGTAAAATTTACCGCTAAAAAAATCATCCGGTCTGAGGCCCTGCCTATTCAAGACCTCAAAACGAATATCCATTTAAAAGACAGCCAACTATCACTGACGCCGTTAGATTTCGGTATAGCGGGTGGAAACCTGATTTCAACCATCAGGCTGGACGGTAGCGGTAAAGTTATGAAGGCCAAAATAACGCTTTCAGCTCGGCACCTGAAAATTAATCGTCTTTTCCCAACCCTTGAGTCAGCCCGCGCCAGCCTTGGTGAGATCAATGGTGATGCTGCCTTGATGGGTACGGGCAATTCTGTTGCAGCGCTAATGGCGACGTCTAACGGCGAACTCAAAACGTTGATTAACCAAGGAACCCTGAGTAAATTCATACTGGAGGCAGCCGGTCTGAACGTCGGTAATGTTGTCCTGTCTAAACTCTTCGGCGATAAACAGGTAAAGCTCAATTGCCTGGCTAGCGACTTTGTGATTGTCAATGGCGTCATGCAGACACGAACATTCCTACTGGATACGGATGATGCAATGATTACCGTCAATGGTCAGATTAATCTGAAGACCGAGGTTATGGCGCTGAATGTCAAACCAAAAAGCAAAGGTCTACGCATAATTTCCTTCAGATCGCCTCTATACGTCGCTGGGACCTTCAAAAACCCAGATGTAGGGGTTGATAAGGGTATCCTGGCATTAAAGGCTGGCAGCGCGATTGCGCTTGGCGTTCTATTTCCGGTCGCAGCGATCTTGCCACTGGTGAATATCGGCTCTACCCAGCAGACAGATTGCGCGTCGTTACTTGCAGAAGTCAAACTTAAACCTGTGATACCTCCGTCAGCACATTGA